The following proteins are co-located in the Phocoena phocoena chromosome 1, mPhoPho1.1, whole genome shotgun sequence genome:
- the BCL10 gene encoding B-cell lymphoma/leukemia 10 isoform X2: protein MEPTAPSLTEEDLTEVKKDALENLRVYLCEKIIAERHFDHLRAKKILSREDTEEISCRTSSRKRAGKLLDYLQENPKGLDTLVESIRREKTQNFLIQKITDEVLKLRNIKLEHLKDGATNNLFRSNSDDSNFSEKLRASTVIYHPEGESSTAPFFSTDSSLNLPVLEVGRTENPTFSSTTLPRPGDPGAPPLPPELQLEEEGTCGNSSEMFLPLRSRALLRQ, encoded by the exons gcTTTAGAAAATTTGCGTGTATACCTGTGTGAAAAAATCATAGCTGAGAGACATTTTGATCATCTACGTGCAAAAAAAATACTCAGTagagaagacactgaagaaatttCTTGTCGAACATCAAGTAGAAAAAGAGCTGGAAAATTGTTAGACTACttacaagaaaaccccaaaggacTAGATACCCTGGTTGAATCTATTCGGCGAGAAAAAACACAGAACTTCCTGATACAGAAGATTACAGATGAAGTGCTAAAACTTAGAAATATAAAACTAGAACATCTGAAAG ATGGAGCCACAAACAACCTCTTTAGATCAAATTCAGATGACAGTAATTTCtctgaaaaactgagagcatCCACCGTCATATACCATCCAGAAGGAGAATCCAGCACAGCCCCCTTTTTTTCTACTGATTCTTCTctgaatttgcctgttctagaagtAGGCAGAACTGAAAACCCCACCTTCTCTTCAACTACGCTTCCTAGACCTGGGGACCCTGGGGCTCCTCCTTTGCCACCAGAGCTGCAGTTAGAAGAAGAAGGAACTTGTGGAAACTCTAGTGAGATGTTTCTTCCCTTAAGATCACGTGCTCTTTTGCGGCAATGA
- the BCL10 gene encoding B-cell lymphoma/leukemia 10 isoform X1: MEPTAPSLTEEDLTEVKKDALENLRVYLCEKIIAERHFDHLRAKKILSREDTEEISCRTSSRKRAGKLLDYLQENPKGLDTLVESIRREKTQNFLIQKITDEVLKLRNIKLEHLKGLKCSGCEPFPDGATNNLFRSNSDDSNFSEKLRASTVIYHPEGESSTAPFFSTDSSLNLPVLEVGRTENPTFSSTTLPRPGDPGAPPLPPELQLEEEGTCGNSSEMFLPLRSRALLRQ, translated from the exons gcTTTAGAAAATTTGCGTGTATACCTGTGTGAAAAAATCATAGCTGAGAGACATTTTGATCATCTACGTGCAAAAAAAATACTCAGTagagaagacactgaagaaatttCTTGTCGAACATCAAGTAGAAAAAGAGCTGGAAAATTGTTAGACTACttacaagaaaaccccaaaggacTAGATACCCTGGTTGAATCTATTCGGCGAGAAAAAACACAGAACTTCCTGATACAGAAGATTACAGATGAAGTGCTAAAACTTAGAAATATAAAACTAGAACATCTGAAAG GACTGAAATGTAGCGGCTGTGAGCCTTTTCCAGATGGAGCCACAAACAACCTCTTTAGATCAAATTCAGATGACAGTAATTTCtctgaaaaactgagagcatCCACCGTCATATACCATCCAGAAGGAGAATCCAGCACAGCCCCCTTTTTTTCTACTGATTCTTCTctgaatttgcctgttctagaagtAGGCAGAACTGAAAACCCCACCTTCTCTTCAACTACGCTTCCTAGACCTGGGGACCCTGGGGCTCCTCCTTTGCCACCAGAGCTGCAGTTAGAAGAAGAAGGAACTTGTGGAAACTCTAGTGAGATGTTTCTTCCCTTAAGATCACGTGCTCTTTTGCGGCAATGA